One region of Qingrenia yutianensis genomic DNA includes:
- the asnB gene encoding asparagine synthase B, translated as MCSVMGCFDEKISEKDFINGFERTKSRGPDMSKVENYNGARLGFHRLAIMGLTKEGMQPFNFDNAHLVCNGEIYLFRPLKEELIKKGYKFKSDSDCEILLPLYKEYGTDMFKMLDAEFALIIYDEKDKSVVAARDPFGIRPLFYGYTENGKIIFASEAKNLVKLCKKVIPFPPGYYYKDGKFVCYRDISKVDKFSDDDVETACKKIREKLISGIKKRLDADAPVGFLLSGGLDSSLVCSVAASLSDKPIKTFAIGMDKDAIDLKYAKEVADYIGAEHTEVIISRDDVIKALPEVVKLLGTYDITTIRASIGMYLVCKYIHENTDLRVLLTGEISDELFGYKYTDFAPSPEEFQKEAEKRVSELYMYDVLRADRCISVNSLEARVPFGDLDFASYVMSIKPEIKMNTYNKGKYLLRHAFEGDYLPYDILMREKAAFSDAVGHSMVDDLKEYANDMYTDTEYAKLRERYTFAKPFTKESLLYRELFEEYYEGQAEMVKDFWMPNKEWEGCKVDDPSARVLSNYGDSGK; from the coding sequence ATGTGTTCTGTTATGGGCTGCTTTGACGAAAAAATTTCCGAGAAGGATTTTATAAACGGGTTTGAAAGAACAAAATCACGAGGTCCCGATATGTCAAAAGTAGAAAATTACAACGGCGCAAGACTCGGTTTTCACCGTCTTGCAATTATGGGACTGACAAAAGAGGGTATGCAGCCTTTTAATTTTGATAACGCACATCTTGTATGCAACGGCGAAATATATTTGTTCCGTCCGCTCAAAGAGGAGCTTATTAAAAAGGGCTATAAATTCAAAAGCGACTCGGACTGCGAAATTCTTCTTCCGTTGTATAAAGAATACGGCACCGATATGTTTAAAATGCTGGATGCGGAATTTGCTCTCATCATTTACGACGAAAAAGACAAAAGCGTTGTTGCCGCGCGTGATCCGTTCGGCATAAGACCGCTTTTCTACGGATACACCGAAAACGGCAAAATCATATTTGCGTCTGAGGCGAAAAACCTTGTAAAGCTTTGCAAAAAGGTTATTCCGTTTCCGCCGGGATATTATTATAAGGACGGAAAATTTGTGTGCTACCGCGACATTTCAAAGGTTGACAAATTTTCGGATGATGACGTTGAAACCGCGTGCAAAAAGATAAGAGAAAAACTTATAAGCGGTATTAAAAAACGTCTTGACGCGGACGCACCGGTTGGATTTTTGCTTTCGGGCGGTCTTGATTCGTCGCTGGTATGTTCGGTTGCGGCGTCGCTTTCTGATAAACCGATTAAAACCTTTGCAATCGGTATGGACAAAGACGCGATTGACTTAAAATACGCAAAAGAGGTTGCGGACTACATCGGTGCGGAGCATACCGAGGTTATCATTTCGCGTGATGACGTTATAAAGGCACTTCCCGAGGTTGTAAAACTTTTGGGAACATACGACATCACCACAATAAGAGCGTCAATCGGTATGTATCTTGTGTGCAAATACATTCACGAAAACACCGATTTGCGCGTGCTTTTGACAGGTGAAATTTCGGACGAGCTTTTCGGCTACAAATACACCGATTTTGCACCGTCGCCCGAGGAATTTCAGAAAGAGGCGGAAAAAAGGGTGTCCGAACTTTATATGTATGACGTTCTGCGTGCGGACAGATGTATTTCGGTAAACTCGCTTGAGGCGCGCGTTCCGTTCGGCGACCTTGATTTTGCGTCGTATGTTATGAGCATAAAACCCGAAATTAAGATGAATACTTATAACAAAGGAAAATATCTTCTCCGTCACGCTTTTGAGGGCGACTATCTGCCGTATGACATTCTGATGCGTGAAAAGGCGGCGTTTTCGGACGCGGTAGGTCATTCTATGGTAGACGATTTGAAAGAATACGCAAACGATATGTATACCGACACCGAATATGCAAAGCTTCGCGAAAGATACACTTTTGCAAAGCCGTTTACAAAAGAGTCGCTTTTGTACCGCGAACTTTTCGAGGAATATTATGAAGGTCAGGCGGAAATGGTTAAAGATTTCTGGATGCCCAATAAAGAGTGGGAGGGCTGTAAGGTTGACGACCCGTCGGCAAGGGTGTTGTCAAACTACGGCGACAGCGGAAAATAA
- the gltB gene encoding glutamate synthase large subunit yields the protein MDNNGNNKSLYKPSFEHDACGIGAVVSIDNKASHKIVEDALLIVEKLEHRAGKDFAGEIGDGVGIMLHVSHKFFKKTGKKLGIDLGGEGDYGVGMFFFPRNALLRKQAQKMFEVICKKENVEFLAWKEAEVDASVLAENAKKDMPYIAQCFIKRPENVEKGLDFDRKLYIVRRLFEQSVENTYVASLSSRTIVYKGMFLVNQLRKFYMDLQDKDYESAVAMVHSRFSTNTFPSWERAHPNRFILHNGEINTIRGNADRMAAREETMQSEVLKDDMDKILPVISKEGSDSAMLDNVLEFLVMSGMPLPLAVMITIPEPWKNDENISREKRDLYRYYATMMEPWDGPAAILFTDGDVMGACLDRNGLRPARYYITKDNRLILSSEVGVLDIPSDEILVKSRLKPGKMLLVDMKNKRIVSDEECKEYYAKRKPYGEYLDACLATLESLPVPNEKPQHYSDDERARLYKAFGYTYEDITGAILPMAKNGAEPIVSMGIDTPLAVLSKNHPPLFNYFKQLFAQVTNPPIDALREKIVTDTTVYVGSDGNILDDKAENCRVLKIANPILTDVDLMKIRNIKKEGFKTETVSILYYKNTSLKKALDKLFVECDKAYRGGANIIILSDRGVDENHVAIPSLLALSAMEQYLIKTKKRTAVSIILESGEPRDVHHFALLLGYGARAVNPYLAQECIANLIDENRLNKDYHTAIADYNTAILNGIVKIASKMGISTLQSYQSAQIFEAIGINHNVIDEYFTNTVSEVEGVGLKEIGADVEWRHNRAFDPLGLGTDEILDSVGAHKMRSGEDKEDHLYNPETIIALREATQKGSYKRFKEYTAMVDDETRPHTLRGLLDFAFDEKDAIPIDEVESASEIVKRFKTGAMSYGSISKEAHTCMAVAMNRLGGKSNSGEGGEDPARYNTEENSAIKQVASGRFGVTSEYLVSAKEIQIKMAQGAKPGEGGHLPGKKVYPEIAKNRYSTPGVSLISPPPHHDIYSIEDLAQLIYDLKNANKNADISVKLVSEAGVGTVATGVAKAGAGVILISGYDGGTGAAPQSSVHNAGLPWELGLAETHQTLVKNNLRSRVRLETDGKLMSGRDVAIACILGAEEFGFATAPLVTMGCVMMRVCNLDTCPVGIATQNPTLRKRFCGRSEYVMNFMMFIAEELREIMAKLGIRTVSELVGRTDKLRVRKNSIAKNVTKLDLSSVIGETQNIHYVKGDEFDFKLKDTIDEKVLIPKFKKAFDKKERCEINVDISSTNRSFATNLGSEITKKFKNTLENDTYKVNCFGGGGQSFGAFIPKGLTLNLKGDSNDYFGKGLSGGKLVVSPDDKSTFDASENIIIGNVALYGATSGEAYINGIAGERFCVRNSGATAVCEGCGDHGCEYMTGGRVAVLGKTGKNFAAGMSGGIAYVLDENHDFYLRLNKGMVIMSGVAEKSDIETLKTMLEAHVKETNSKRGKEILDNFEKYLPLFKKIIPTDYQKMLKCTARFEEKGMSRKEAELEAFYEMSR from the coding sequence ATGGATAATAACGGGAATAATAAGAGCTTATATAAACCTTCGTTTGAACACGACGCGTGCGGTATCGGCGCGGTTGTGAGTATAGATAACAAAGCGTCACACAAAATTGTTGAGGACGCACTTCTGATTGTTGAAAAGCTTGAGCACCGCGCCGGCAAAGACTTTGCCGGCGAAATCGGCGACGGCGTGGGCATTATGCTTCACGTTTCGCACAAATTCTTTAAAAAGACGGGCAAAAAGCTCGGCATAGATTTGGGCGGCGAGGGCGACTACGGCGTGGGAATGTTTTTCTTTCCGCGCAACGCGCTTTTGCGCAAACAGGCGCAGAAAATGTTTGAGGTAATATGCAAAAAGGAAAACGTTGAATTTTTAGCCTGGAAAGAGGCAGAGGTTGACGCGTCGGTACTTGCGGAAAACGCGAAAAAAGATATGCCGTATATTGCGCAGTGCTTTATAAAACGTCCCGAAAATGTGGAAAAAGGCCTTGATTTTGACAGAAAATTATACATTGTAAGACGTCTTTTCGAGCAAAGCGTGGAAAACACGTATGTTGCGTCGCTTTCGTCGAGGACTATAGTTTACAAAGGTATGTTTCTGGTAAATCAGCTCCGCAAATTCTATATGGATTTGCAGGATAAAGACTACGAAAGCGCCGTTGCAATGGTACATTCGAGATTTTCCACAAACACGTTCCCGAGCTGGGAAAGAGCGCACCCGAACAGATTTATTCTGCACAACGGCGAGATTAACACAATCCGCGGAAATGCCGACAGAATGGCGGCGCGCGAGGAAACAATGCAGTCGGAAGTATTAAAAGACGATATGGACAAAATTCTGCCCGTTATAAGCAAAGAAGGTTCCGACTCGGCTATGCTTGACAACGTTCTGGAATTTTTGGTTATGAGCGGTATGCCTCTTCCTCTTGCGGTTATGATAACAATTCCCGAACCGTGGAAAAACGACGAAAATATAAGCCGTGAAAAACGCGACTTATACAGATATTACGCTACAATGATGGAGCCGTGGGACGGTCCTGCGGCGATACTTTTCACCGACGGCGACGTTATGGGCGCTTGTCTTGACAGAAACGGACTCCGCCCTGCAAGATATTACATCACAAAGGACAACAGACTTATTTTGTCGTCCGAGGTGGGCGTTCTCGACATTCCGAGCGATGAAATTCTGGTAAAATCGCGCTTGAAACCGGGCAAAATGCTCCTTGTTGATATGAAAAACAAGCGCATTGTGTCGGACGAGGAATGTAAGGAATATTACGCGAAAAGAAAGCCGTACGGCGAGTATCTCGATGCGTGCCTTGCAACGCTGGAGTCGCTCCCCGTTCCCAATGAAAAACCCCAGCACTATTCCGACGACGAAAGAGCGCGTCTTTACAAGGCTTTCGGCTACACCTACGAGGACATCACGGGCGCAATTCTGCCTATGGCGAAAAACGGCGCAGAGCCGATTGTTTCAATGGGTATCGACACTCCGCTTGCGGTTTTGTCGAAAAACCACCCTCCGCTGTTTAACTATTTCAAACAGCTTTTTGCACAGGTTACAAATCCGCCGATAGATGCTTTGAGAGAAAAAATCGTTACCGATACAACCGTTTACGTCGGCTCGGACGGAAATATTCTGGACGACAAAGCGGAAAACTGCCGTGTGCTTAAAATTGCAAATCCCATTCTCACCGACGTTGACCTTATGAAGATAAGAAACATCAAAAAAGAAGGATTTAAAACCGAAACGGTTTCTATTTTATATTATAAAAACACGTCGCTCAAAAAAGCTTTGGACAAGCTTTTTGTAGAGTGCGACAAGGCATACAGAGGCGGTGCGAACATCATAATTCTGTCCGACCGCGGAGTTGACGAAAACCACGTTGCAATACCGTCACTTCTTGCGTTGTCGGCAATGGAGCAGTATCTTATAAAAACCAAAAAACGCACCGCGGTGTCAATCATTCTCGAAAGCGGCGAGCCGAGAGATGTTCACCATTTTGCGCTTTTGCTGGGCTACGGCGCGAGGGCGGTAAATCCTTATCTTGCGCAGGAGTGCATTGCAAATCTTATTGACGAAAACCGTCTTAACAAAGACTATCACACCGCGATTGCCGACTACAACACCGCAATTTTGAACGGCATTGTCAAAATCGCGTCGAAAATGGGTATTTCAACCTTGCAGTCGTATCAGTCGGCGCAGATTTTTGAGGCAATAGGCATAAATCACAATGTTATAGACGAATATTTCACCAACACCGTCAGCGAGGTTGAGGGTGTGGGACTTAAAGAAATCGGCGCGGACGTTGAATGGCGCCACAACAGAGCGTTTGACCCATTGGGACTTGGCACCGACGAAATTCTGGACAGTGTCGGCGCGCATAAAATGCGCAGCGGCGAGGACAAAGAGGACCATTTGTATAACCCCGAAACCATTATCGCACTGCGCGAGGCAACGCAAAAGGGTTCGTACAAACGGTTTAAAGAATACACCGCAATGGTGGACGACGAAACACGTCCGCACACTCTGCGCGGACTTTTGGATTTTGCGTTTGACGAAAAAGACGCAATTCCGATAGACGAGGTTGAAAGCGCAAGCGAAATTGTGAAACGTTTCAAAACGGGCGCAATGTCGTACGGTTCAATCTCAAAAGAGGCGCACACCTGTATGGCGGTTGCTATGAACAGGCTCGGCGGAAAATCAAATTCCGGTGAGGGCGGTGAGGACCCGGCGCGTTACAACACCGAGGAAAACAGCGCAATCAAGCAGGTCGCGTCAGGAAGGTTTGGTGTTACGAGCGAATATTTGGTGAGCGCGAAGGAAATTCAGATTAAAATGGCACAGGGCGCAAAACCGGGTGAGGGCGGACATCTTCCGGGCAAAAAAGTTTATCCCGAAATTGCAAAAAACAGATATTCAACCCCCGGCGTGTCGCTTATTTCGCCTCCGCCTCATCACGATATTTACTCCATTGAGGACTTGGCACAGCTTATTTACGATCTCAAAAATGCAAACAAAAACGCCGATATTTCGGTTAAACTTGTTTCCGAGGCAGGCGTGGGAACGGTTGCAACGGGTGTTGCAAAAGCCGGTGCGGGCGTAATTCTCATTTCGGGTTATGACGGCGGTACGGGCGCGGCACCGCAAAGCTCGGTGCACAATGCCGGACTTCCGTGGGAACTCGGACTTGCCGAAACGCATCAGACGCTTGTTAAAAACAACCTCCGTTCGCGCGTACGTCTTGAAACGGACGGCAAGCTTATGAGCGGCCGCGACGTTGCAATCGCGTGTATCCTCGGCGCCGAAGAATTCGGTTTTGCCACTGCTCCGCTGGTAACAATGGGATGTGTTATGATGAGAGTGTGCAACCTCGACACCTGCCCCGTGGGAATTGCAACGCAGAACCCGACGCTCCGCAAAAGATTTTGCGGACGAAGCGAGTATGTTATGAACTTTATGATGTTCATAGCCGAGGAACTGCGCGAAATTATGGCAAAACTCGGCATACGCACGGTGAGCGAGCTTGTCGGCAGAACAGACAAACTGCGCGTTAGAAAAAACAGCATTGCAAAGAACGTTACAAAGCTTGATTTGTCGTCGGTAATCGGCGAAACACAGAACATTCACTATGTGAAAGGCGACGAATTTGACTTTAAGCTTAAAGATACTATAGACGAAAAAGTGCTTATTCCGAAGTTTAAAAAAGCGTTTGACAAAAAGGAAAGATGCGAAATAAACGTTGATATTTCAAGCACAAACCGAAGTTTTGCAACAAATTTGGGTTCGGAAATCACCAAAAAATTCAAAAACACGCTTGAAAACGATACCTACAAGGTTAACTGTTTCGGCGGCGGCGGTCAGTCGTTCGGCGCGTTTATCCCGAAAGGCCTGACGCTTAATCTTAAGGGCGACAGCAACGACTATTTCGGAAAAGGTCTGTCGGGCGGTAAACTGGTTGTTTCTCCCGACGATAAAAGCACTTTTGACGCGTCGGAAAACATCATCATCGGAAATGTTGCGCTCTACGGTGCGACAAGCGGTGAGGCTTATATAAACGGTATCGCCGGCGAGAGATTTTGCGTGAGAAATTCGGGCGCAACTGCGGTCTGCGAGGGCTGCGGCGACCACGGCTGTGAATATATGACGGGCGGACGTGTGGCGGTTCTCGGCAAAACGGGCAAAAACTTTGCCGCAGGTATGAGCGGAGGCATTGCATACGTTCTGGACGAAAACCACGATTTCTATCTGCGCCTTAACAAAGGTATGGTTATAAT